One window from the genome of Anopheles coluzzii chromosome X, AcolN3, whole genome shotgun sequence encodes:
- the LOC120953826 gene encoding uncharacterized protein LOC120953826 has protein sequence MSFRARCFALSALLLLLIPFAAAHPSTELRRARFNQPAAGSPALRTLGTLGILFGAIEAETAIERRLERLMRELAESPAGQRERLERTIAGTLQRGEIALEILGTGLELAASRQPDVSLGYFRRELDARTQEILSTGLTARSGVNPASHNTSTDAPGHVKRQVDQQLAVMRCQLAVQLKRIVRNLGDSHSLLATNLATSLGSELIQRLLLQALPKPVRFEELVAGGLKHHAESILRRQTRQDEKAPDTNEIAVSVDASPDASESMESEEEEGPGGLVGLIASLSGGDEGSDVGALIGSLSAVVTNLFGPGGLDVPGLLGTGTSLIAGLLGGDDNFGKVLGSYVGIAIEGLSGGGADMNGAFFGNFLGALIAALSSDPEDDNLPLRPKLFVENFFTGLEEAKRKTDPNADAEQCCQHKGGSDLFAFIGNIVSSVVGGITSLVLNASLGSSGGSSQGSADASGASSAGSSGSSGDHPGM, from the exons ATGTCATTCCGTGCTCGTTGCTTTGCGCTTTCTGCACTTTTGCTGCTACTGATCCCGTTTGCAGCAGCTCATCCTTCAACCGAACTCCGACGGGCGCGCTTCAATCAACCGGCCGCAGGTTCACCGGCCCTGCGCACGCTCGGCACGCTCGGTATCCTTTTCGGTGCCATCGAAGCGGAGACCGCGATAGAGCGACGCCTTGAGCGGCTAATGCGCGAGCTGGCCGAGTCACCGGCAGGCCAGCGGGAACGGCTGGAGCGTACCATCGCCGGGACGTTGCAGCGGGGTGAGATTGCGCTGGAAATTCTTGGCACGGGGCTAGAGCTGGCCGCCTCCCGCCAGCCAGACGTGTCGCTCGGTTACTTTAGACGGGAGCTGGACGCACGCACCCAG GAAATACTGTCAACGGGGCTGACGGCACGGAGCGGTGTGAATCCGGCCAGTCACAACACTTCCACCGATGCGCCAGGGCACGTCAAGCGGCAGGTCGATCAGCAGCTGGCGGTGATGCGCTGCCAGCTTGCCGTCCAGCTCAAGCGGATtgtgcgcaatcttggcgacTCGCACAGCCTCCTGGCGACGAACCTGGCCACCTCACTGGGCAGTGAGCTGATACAGCGGCTGCTGCTTCAGGCACTCCCGAAGCCCGTCCGATTCGAGGAGCTCGTGGCAGGCGGGCTGAAGCACCATGCGGAGAGCATTCTGCGCCGGCAGACGCGACAGGACGAGAAGGCACCGGACACGAACGAGATCGCGGTATCGGTCGATGCGTCGCCAGACGCGTCCGAGTCCATGGAGtccgaggaggaggaaggtCCGGGCGGACTGGTTGGACTGATTGCGAGCCTGAGCGGGGGCGACGAAGGCTCGGATGTCGGTGCCCTGATCGGTTCCCTGTCCGCCGTCGTCACAAACCTTTTCGGG CCTGGCGGCTTGGATGTGCCGGGACTGCTTGGAACGGGCACTTCGCTGATTGCCGGCCTGCTCGGT GGCGATGACAATTTCGGCAAGGTACTCGGCAGTTACGTCGGCATTGCAATTGAGGGTCTctccggtggtggtgcg GACATGAACGGTGCGTTCTTTGGCAACTTTCTCGGTGCACTTATCGCTGCCCTCAGCTCG GACCCGGAGGATGATAATCTACCCCTGCGGCCGAAACTGTTCGTGGAAAACTTCTTCACCGGGCTGGAGGAAGCCAAACGCAAGACGGATCCGAACGCGGATGCGGAGCAGTGTTGCCAGCACAAGGGCGGTTCCGATCTGTTCGCCTTTATCGGAAATATCGTGTCATCGGTCGTGGGAGGAATCACCAGCCTCGTGCTGAATGCATCGCTCGGCTCGTCCGGCGGATCCTCTCAGGGGTCGGCCGATGCGTCCGGGGCCTCATCGGCCGGCAGCAGCGGCTCGTCCGGCGATCATCCGGGGATGTAG